The following proteins are encoded in a genomic region of Herminiimonas arsenicoxydans:
- the efp gene encoding Elongation factor P (EF-P) (Evidence 2b : Function of strongly homologous gene; PubMedId : 92066471, 9405429, 1956781, 9195040, 9298646; Product type f : factor) produces MKPAKEIRVGNIIMVDSKPMIVLRSDVNGSSRTGFTYKWKMKNLLTNTPMENVFRGDDKFDVIVLDKKPVTYSYFADPLFVFMDEEYNQYEIEEENLGDALHYLKEGMECEAVFYDGKAISVELPITIARQVVYSEPAVKGNTSGNVLKEAIIENAVEAHRHTVQVPLFVSTDDVIEIDSRTNEYKRVVRN; encoded by the coding sequence ATGAAACCTGCAAAAGAAATTCGCGTTGGCAATATCATTATGGTCGACAGCAAACCTATGATCGTGTTGCGCTCCGATGTCAATGGTTCGAGCCGCACCGGCTTCACCTACAAATGGAAGATGAAAAATCTTCTGACGAACACTCCGATGGAAAACGTGTTCCGTGGCGACGACAAGTTCGACGTTATCGTTCTGGACAAGAAACCGGTTACCTACTCTTACTTTGCCGATCCATTGTTTGTATTCATGGATGAAGAATACAACCAGTATGAAATCGAAGAAGAAAACTTGGGTGATGCGCTGCATTACCTGAAAGAGGGCATGGAATGCGAAGCGGTGTTCTATGATGGCAAGGCGATCTCGGTTGAATTGCCTATCACCATCGCACGTCAGGTCGTCTACTCCGAGCCTGCAGTCAAGGGCAACACTTCCGGCAACGTCCTGAAGGAAGCCATTATTGAAAATGCGGTCGAAGCACATCGTCACACCGTTCAAGTGCCGTTGTTTGTCAGCACCGACGACGTGATTGAAATCGACAGCCGTACCAATGAATACAAGCGCGTGGTTCGTAACTGA